From Streptomyces sp. NBC_00690, a single genomic window includes:
- a CDS encoding DUF4394 domain-containing protein, translating to MRISVVAVPVCLVAALAAPAAAFAESGAAGHHSRTTAAPGALVAYGLTTDQRLVRFGVDKPSAATSVGAVSGLAGDTKLVGIDFRVQNLKLYGVGDQGGIYTIATNDARAVKVSQLTTALSGTLFGVDFNPAANRLRVVSDTGQNLRHNINDTTGTLGTVVDGVLTNPTVPPTTAKGITGAAYTNNDLNTATATTLFDIDTLADRVSLQSPANAGTLAPTGGLGIHADPSAGFDIYFAPTQGTNHGFATLRSGSTHRLYEVNLLTGATRSLGSFPADRQVTDIALPLDQS from the coding sequence ATGCGAATCTCCGTCGTTGCGGTCCCCGTCTGTCTGGTCGCGGCTCTTGCCGCCCCCGCAGCCGCCTTCGCAGAGTCAGGGGCAGCGGGTCACCACAGCCGCACCACAGCCGCACCGGGGGCTCTGGTCGCCTACGGGCTGACCACCGACCAGCGATTGGTCCGGTTCGGTGTCGACAAGCCGTCGGCCGCCACTTCGGTGGGCGCGGTCAGCGGGCTGGCGGGAGACACCAAGTTGGTCGGCATCGACTTCCGGGTGCAGAACCTCAAGCTGTACGGGGTCGGCGACCAGGGCGGGATCTACACCATCGCCACCAACGACGCGCGTGCGGTGAAGGTCTCACAGCTCACGACCGCGCTCTCCGGGACCTTGTTCGGCGTGGACTTCAACCCGGCCGCCAACCGGCTCCGGGTGGTGAGTGACACCGGACAGAACCTGCGTCACAACATCAACGACACCACGGGAACGCTCGGTACCGTTGTCGATGGAGTACTCACCAATCCGACGGTGCCGCCCACCACCGCCAAGGGAATCACCGGGGCCGCATACACCAACAACGACCTGAACACCGCGACCGCCACGACCCTGTTCGACATCGACACCCTGGCCGATCGAGTCTCCCTCCAGTCACCGGCCAACGCCGGCACCCTTGCCCCCACGGGAGGGCTCGGCATCCATGCCGACCCCAGCGCTGGATTCGACATCTACTTCGCCCCCACACAGGGCACGAACCATGGTTTCGCCACCCTGCGCAGCGGCAGCACCCACCGCCTCTACGAGGTCAATCTACTGACCGGCGCGACCCGCAGTCTCGGTTCCTTCCCCGCCGATCGACAGGTCACTGACATCGCCCTGCCACTCGACCAGAGCTAG
- a CDS encoding TIGR03086 family metal-binding protein: MNDPRPLYERAAAQFATLLEAVTPSRLGDPTPCAEFDVRALLSHSVNGLYLMAHIGENGDWKSAPPPVSDFADDAWLGSYRGAHQRFGEAWSDDAKLGSTVSSPWAEETPGDAMVGFALLETVVHSWDLSEALGRPVQLDPVLAEAVIPIAHDALPAANRGGPVPFGAVREAPVGADAYDRLAAWLGREVPDRSHG; the protein is encoded by the coding sequence ATGAACGACCCACGTCCGTTGTACGAACGAGCAGCCGCCCAGTTCGCCACGCTGCTGGAGGCCGTGACACCGTCCCGGCTCGGCGATCCGACGCCCTGTGCGGAGTTCGACGTTCGGGCACTGCTCTCGCACAGTGTGAACGGGCTGTACTTGATGGCGCACATCGGTGAGAACGGGGACTGGAAGTCGGCTCCCCCGCCGGTGTCGGACTTCGCCGACGACGCCTGGCTCGGATCGTACCGGGGCGCGCACCAACGCTTCGGTGAGGCGTGGTCGGACGATGCGAAGTTGGGCTCGACCGTCTCTTCGCCCTGGGCCGAGGAGACCCCCGGGGATGCGATGGTGGGTTTCGCCCTTCTGGAGACCGTGGTGCACAGCTGGGACCTCTCCGAGGCCCTCGGCCGACCGGTGCAGTTGGATCCCGTGCTCGCCGAAGCGGTCATTCCCATCGCCCACGACGCACTCCCTGCCGCCAACCGTGGCGGCCCGGTGCCCTTCGGTGCCGTACGCGAGGCACCCGTGGGGGCTGATGCCTACGACCGGCTGGCTGCGTGGTTGGGCCGGGAGGTGCCCGACCGTTCCCACGGCTGA
- a CDS encoding helix-turn-helix transcriptional regulator codes for MKSDRLLSIILLLQTRGLVQAAELAERLEVSVRTIYRDVEALSTSGIPIYTERGRHGGIALLPGFRTDVTGLTEDESRALFVLTARGTHAALGLDAALGSALRKVMAAIPEPHRPAAELTSRRILVDPERWMMRPRPAVDLDILNSAVFTDRRLALRYRRSGAVEPGDYVLDPYGLVVKAGVWYLVADKSGSPRLFRADRVVKASIIDEPVRRRPGWELADVWKTMRYEAEQRRLPLLVTVRLRKDALVRFQCVTSGRIIGEIAPEGEDWLRAELVFDNTSETGVLLALGDQLEVLSPPAVREELARVAASVVGVYAVGATRDATRGANGSGTPR; via the coding sequence GTGAAGTCAGACCGCCTGCTCTCGATCATCCTGCTCCTCCAGACGCGCGGTCTGGTGCAAGCAGCCGAACTCGCCGAGCGCCTTGAGGTGTCCGTCCGAACCATCTACCGCGATGTCGAGGCACTTTCCACCTCCGGCATTCCCATCTACACCGAGCGGGGGCGACACGGAGGCATTGCGCTGCTGCCGGGGTTTCGAACCGACGTCACCGGTCTGACAGAGGACGAGTCGAGGGCCCTGTTCGTCCTCACCGCACGCGGAACCCATGCCGCCCTCGGGCTCGATGCCGCATTGGGGTCCGCGCTCCGCAAGGTGATGGCGGCGATACCGGAACCGCACCGACCGGCCGCAGAGCTGACGAGTCGGCGCATCCTGGTCGATCCGGAACGCTGGATGATGAGGCCCAGACCCGCAGTCGATCTCGACATACTCAACTCGGCCGTGTTCACCGACCGCCGACTGGCCCTGCGCTATCGCCGCAGTGGCGCAGTCGAGCCCGGGGACTACGTCCTCGACCCCTACGGGCTCGTGGTGAAGGCGGGGGTCTGGTACCTCGTGGCCGACAAGTCCGGCTCTCCGCGGCTGTTCCGTGCCGACCGTGTGGTCAAGGCGTCCATCATCGACGAGCCGGTGCGCAGAAGGCCCGGTTGGGAGCTCGCCGATGTGTGGAAGACGATGCGATACGAAGCCGAACAGCGCCGCCTCCCCCTGCTGGTGACGGTGCGGCTGCGCAAGGACGCCTTGGTGCGCTTCCAGTGCGTGACCTCGGGCCGGATCATCGGGGAGATCGCCCCGGAAGGAGAGGACTGGCTGAGGGCCGAGCTGGTGTTTGACAACACTTCGGAGACCGGGGTGCTGCTGGCACTCGGTGACCAGCTGGAAGTGCTTTCGCCGCCGGCTGTACGCGAAGAGTTGGCACGGGTGGCAGCCTCGGTGGTGGGGGTCTATGCCGTCGGTGCGACCCGAGACGCCACACGGGGCGCCAACGGATCAGGCACCCCCCGGTGA
- a CDS encoding DUF6411 family protein, translating into MIVVGIIAVCVVLAVLAFFVPRLSRHPERGTQRTLGLGSRAGGKAPGILGRILSKPFHSSSRAVSRSSSAGRRARWRLPF; encoded by the coding sequence ATGATCGTCGTAGGCATCATCGCCGTCTGCGTGGTACTGGCCGTCCTGGCCTTCTTCGTGCCCCGCCTCTCCCGCCATCCCGAACGCGGGACCCAACGGACGCTCGGCCTCGGCTCTCGTGCCGGCGGCAAGGCGCCCGGGATACTGGGGCGCATCCTCAGCAAGCCGTTCCACAGCAGCTCGCGTGCCGTGAGCCGGAGCAGTTCCGCCGGTCGTCGGGCCCGTTGGCGGCTGCCGTTCTAA
- a CDS encoding glycoside hydrolase family 19 protein, producing MLKDRMKALMVGVVAAGSLAATVLVPTATASAASPADDCAIAPSWVAGANYQTGDIVKYNDGEVYIAERNNPGYNPVVSTHYWDPYTCGTGGNPNPNSFVVSEEQFNQMFPRRNPFYTYKGLTDAMKAFPKFAHTGTDTMRKQEAAAFLANISHESGGLFYITEINKDNYPHYCDTTQPYGCPAGGSAYYGRGPIQLSWNFNYKAVGDWLGIDLLNHPEKVETDPAISMMTALWYWNTQDGPGPVTGHDAMVSGAGFGQTIRSINGFLECDGKNPAQVQSRINRYKNFTQILGVPTGANISC from the coding sequence GTGCTCAAAGATCGTATGAAGGCGCTGATGGTCGGCGTGGTCGCGGCCGGTTCCTTGGCAGCGACGGTTCTCGTGCCGACCGCAACGGCTTCTGCCGCTTCGCCGGCGGACGATTGCGCCATCGCCCCCAGTTGGGTTGCCGGCGCGAACTACCAGACCGGTGACATCGTCAAGTACAACGACGGTGAGGTGTACATCGCCGAGCGCAACAACCCGGGCTACAACCCGGTGGTCAGCACGCACTACTGGGACCCGTACACCTGCGGCACGGGTGGTAACCCGAACCCGAACAGCTTCGTGGTGAGCGAGGAACAGTTCAACCAGATGTTCCCTCGCCGGAATCCGTTCTACACCTACAAGGGTCTGACGGACGCCATGAAGGCGTTCCCTAAGTTCGCCCACACCGGCACGGACACGATGCGCAAGCAGGAGGCCGCGGCCTTCCTCGCCAACATCAGTCATGAGAGCGGTGGGCTCTTCTACATCACGGAGATCAACAAGGACAACTACCCCCACTACTGCGACACCACCCAGCCCTACGGCTGTCCTGCGGGCGGTTCGGCCTACTACGGCCGCGGCCCCATTCAGCTGAGCTGGAACTTCAACTACAAGGCCGTCGGTGACTGGCTCGGCATCGATCTGTTGAACCACCCGGAGAAGGTGGAGACGGACCCCGCGATCAGCATGATGACGGCCCTTTGGTACTGGAACACGCAGGACGGCCCCGGCCCGGTCACCGGCCACGACGCCATGGTCAGCGGCGCCGGCTTCGGCCAGACGATCCGCTCGATCAACGGCTTCCTGGAGTGCGACGGCAAGAACCCGGCGCAGGTCCAGAGCCGGATCAACCGGTACAAGAACTTCACCCAGATCCTGGGCGTGCCCACCGGCGCGAACATCTCGTGCTGA